From the genome of Segatella hominis, one region includes:
- a CDS encoding family 20 glycosylhydrolase, whose protein sequence is MRKMLALSFMLLCSPTLFAQTVANMDSLKAEKKTTAISLKLTGNLTTQGNSDFRQMRDLCWQLRNVDLSEATCPVIPKNAFHSRHHLQKILLPQRVQQIGSQAFFACDNLQELHLPMSLKQVDAAAFSGCKNLKHIVIEGTPQLAEYAFAHLSGLQTVKVNSKIPPRADITTFYGIHRSQCKLIVPKGSEKAYRKAPGWSLFFADMKQAKEICDPMKCLIPVPMDLQVKKDAHLLQVHENWNIVAADGLANEKEQAERILSERGCLTNNNTQVGNSRQKANVKGGSKEQLTLTMEIDPSLADVEAYTLEVLPQGVTIKGKTAAGVFYGLMTFDQLLRGNGAKNCCDAIPQLSLSDQPRTHVRELMVDPCRTFIPYEQLKAFIPEMARYKLNAIHLHLVDDQAWRIEIKKYPRLTAEASSRWGMDDMNMPIKGYYTQEQMRDLVSYAAKYHVQVVPEIEMPGHEVAAISVYPELTCHGVQVPIRTTCGVSDELLCPGNEFTYEFLGNVFKELADVFPSPYIHLGGDEAGNPALDCWTNCPKCQALKKKLGITTTDRSENWKLQGYLFDRMIELLRNRYHKTPMFWYELDFKKIQPGCVTFAWRSGLTEEALKAAVENNARIMLCPGEHCYFDYPMAKGDMPEVNWGMPVTTLKDTYRLDPGWGMGEDFENNNLFGVAGTLWSECINTPERIYYQAYPRALALAEAGWSMQKNRSWEGFILRMKPTLEDMMRRGITFSMEY, encoded by the coding sequence ATGAGAAAAATGTTAGCACTTTCCTTCATGCTCCTGTGTTCGCCAACTCTGTTCGCACAGACTGTAGCCAACATGGATAGCCTGAAGGCAGAAAAGAAAACAACGGCGATTTCCTTGAAGTTGACGGGCAACCTGACCACTCAAGGTAATTCAGATTTCCGGCAAATGAGAGATCTTTGCTGGCAACTCAGAAATGTAGATTTGAGTGAAGCGACTTGTCCTGTCATCCCTAAGAATGCTTTTCATTCTCGCCATCATCTGCAAAAAATTTTGCTGCCTCAAAGAGTGCAGCAGATTGGTTCGCAGGCTTTCTTTGCCTGTGATAACTTGCAGGAACTTCATCTTCCGATGAGTTTAAAGCAGGTAGATGCAGCTGCCTTTTCGGGTTGTAAAAACCTGAAACATATCGTCATCGAAGGAACTCCACAGTTGGCTGAATATGCTTTTGCCCATTTATCGGGTTTACAGACCGTGAAGGTGAATTCCAAGATTCCTCCTCGTGCAGACATCACGACTTTCTATGGCATCCATCGCAGTCAATGTAAGTTAATCGTTCCAAAGGGAAGCGAGAAGGCTTACCGGAAGGCACCGGGCTGGAGTCTGTTCTTTGCTGACATGAAGCAGGCTAAGGAAATATGTGATCCGATGAAATGCCTGATTCCTGTGCCTATGGATTTGCAGGTAAAGAAAGATGCCCACCTACTTCAGGTGCATGAAAATTGGAATATCGTGGCTGCTGATGGTCTTGCGAATGAAAAGGAACAGGCCGAAAGAATCCTTTCTGAACGTGGCTGCTTGACAAACAATAACACTCAGGTGGGAAATTCCAGACAGAAAGCAAACGTAAAGGGTGGAAGCAAAGAACAGTTGACTTTAACGATGGAAATAGATCCTTCTCTTGCTGACGTAGAAGCTTACACTCTCGAAGTTTTGCCGCAAGGAGTAACGATTAAGGGAAAAACGGCAGCTGGTGTATTTTATGGTTTAATGACCTTTGACCAGTTGCTGCGTGGTAATGGGGCAAAGAACTGCTGTGATGCGATTCCTCAACTGTCGCTTTCAGACCAGCCACGTACCCATGTCAGAGAACTGATGGTGGATCCTTGTCGTACTTTTATCCCTTATGAGCAGTTGAAGGCTTTCATTCCTGAGATGGCCCGCTACAAACTAAATGCCATCCATCTGCATCTGGTGGATGACCAGGCTTGGCGTATCGAAATCAAGAAGTATCCTCGTTTGACGGCTGAGGCAAGCAGCAGATGGGGAATGGATGACATGAATATGCCTATCAAAGGCTATTATACGCAAGAGCAGATGCGGGATTTGGTAAGTTATGCTGCGAAATATCATGTGCAGGTGGTTCCTGAAATCGAAATGCCTGGGCATGAAGTGGCTGCTATCAGCGTTTATCCTGAATTGACTTGCCATGGTGTGCAGGTGCCAATCCGAACTACTTGTGGTGTTTCTGATGAATTACTTTGTCCGGGTAATGAGTTCACTTACGAGTTCTTAGGAAATGTTTTCAAGGAATTGGCTGACGTGTTCCCTTCTCCTTATATTCATTTAGGTGGAGATGAGGCAGGTAATCCGGCACTGGATTGTTGGACCAATTGTCCTAAATGTCAGGCGCTGAAGAAAAAATTAGGTATTACCACGACCGACCGTTCTGAGAATTGGAAATTGCAAGGTTATCTCTTCGACCGCATGATAGAACTCTTGCGCAACCGATATCATAAGACTCCGATGTTCTGGTATGAACTGGATTTCAAGAAAATTCAACCGGGATGCGTTACCTTTGCCTGGCGTTCGGGTCTGACAGAGGAAGCTTTGAAGGCTGCCGTAGAAAATAATGCCCGTATTATGCTTTGTCCAGGTGAACATTGTTATTTTGATTATCCTATGGCGAAGGGAGATATGCCGGAAGTGAATTGGGGAATGCCTGTTACCACCCTGAAAGATACGTATCGTCTTGATCCGGGTTGGGGAATGGGTGAAGATTTTGAGAACAACAATCTCTTTGGCGTGGCTGGTACGCTATGGAGCGAGTGCATTAATACACCTGAACGTATCTATTACCAGGCTTATCCTCGTGCCTTGGCTTTGGCAGAGGCGGGCTGGAGCATGCAAAAGAACCGTTCATGGGAAGGTTTTATCCTTCGTATGAAGCCAACTTTGGAGGATATGATGCGTCGTGGCATCACTTTCTCTATGGAATATTAA
- a CDS encoding cation:proton antiporter — MAEIPFLVKDLALILMVAGIVTIIFKKLKQPLVLGYIVAGFLVSPHMPYTMSVIDETDIKTWADIGVIFTLFSLGLDFSFKKIVKMGASPIIATVVIVFFMMMLGISIGHGFGWSKMDCIFLGGMLAMSSTTIIYKAFDDMGLRQQKFAGMVMSVLILEDILAIVMMVMLSAIAGGNNPDGEQMIGSVIKIAFFLVLWFIVGIFAIPLFLRSVRKLINNETLLIVALGLCCGMAVLSTKVGFSSAFGAFVMGSILAETIEAEKIIKLVEPVKNLFGAIFFVSVGMLVDPKILIEYAIPILALVGSILIGQAIFGTFGFMLGGESLKSAMRCGFSMAQIGEFSFIIASLGLSLGVISNYLYPVVVAVSVITTFLTPYMIRLATPTYQVMEKHLPKRLINILNHFAMSHPSTTQQSKWKSLLRQMLINTVAYSILTAAVIALMFTFVLPFTRSLFPGWKLHWYANAITGILTLVLIAPFLRAIIMKKNHSSEWKRLWVESSINRIPLLFTIVVRFVIALAFIFYICNYLTRFTDALMIIIGIAVVSLMIASRWTKKRSIKMERLFIHNLRSRDIMAQVNGEKKPLYEGHLLDRDIHISDFDVPEDSSWGGKTLKELHLRERFGVDMSSIMRGSQRLNIPNGDTVIFPGDKLQVIGNDDQLQKFATALSTDLIPEDLEIEKREMKLRQLIISGKSEFCGKSLLESGIRDKYNCMVVGLEEGQENLTKIAPTRTFEKGDILWIVGEESDLQKIMERA; from the coding sequence ATGGCAGAAATTCCATTTTTAGTAAAAGATTTGGCACTCATACTGATGGTTGCAGGCATCGTAACCATCATTTTCAAGAAGCTCAAGCAACCCCTTGTGTTAGGATACATCGTTGCCGGTTTTCTTGTTTCACCTCACATGCCCTATACCATGTCGGTCATTGATGAAACAGATATCAAGACTTGGGCAGATATCGGAGTTATCTTTACCCTATTCTCACTCGGTCTTGACTTCTCTTTCAAGAAAATCGTAAAAATGGGAGCCTCCCCTATCATTGCAACCGTAGTCATCGTGTTCTTCATGATGATGCTCGGCATCAGCATAGGTCATGGCTTTGGGTGGAGCAAGATGGACTGTATTTTCCTTGGCGGTATGCTTGCCATGAGTTCCACCACCATTATTTACAAGGCTTTTGATGATATGGGACTGCGGCAACAGAAGTTTGCGGGCATGGTGATGAGCGTTCTGATACTGGAAGACATACTTGCCATTGTCATGATGGTGATGCTGTCGGCCATTGCTGGAGGCAACAACCCTGATGGAGAACAGATGATCGGTTCTGTGATAAAGATTGCCTTCTTCCTTGTCCTTTGGTTTATAGTAGGAATCTTTGCCATCCCACTTTTCCTCCGTTCTGTACGCAAACTTATCAACAATGAAACCCTTCTGATTGTAGCATTAGGACTCTGTTGCGGCATGGCAGTACTCTCCACCAAGGTAGGATTCTCCAGTGCTTTTGGCGCTTTCGTCATGGGCAGCATCTTAGCAGAAACCATCGAAGCAGAAAAGATTATCAAACTGGTGGAACCTGTAAAGAACCTGTTTGGAGCCATCTTCTTTGTTTCCGTAGGTATGCTCGTTGACCCCAAGATTCTGATAGAATATGCCATTCCTATTCTGGCATTGGTAGGTAGCATACTCATAGGACAAGCCATATTCGGTACCTTCGGCTTCATGCTCGGTGGAGAATCTCTGAAATCAGCTATGCGCTGTGGATTTTCCATGGCACAGATTGGTGAGTTTTCTTTCATCATCGCTTCCTTAGGTCTGTCGTTAGGCGTTATCAGCAACTATCTCTATCCAGTAGTTGTTGCCGTATCTGTCATCACGACCTTCCTAACTCCTTATATGATTCGCCTTGCCACACCGACGTATCAAGTCATGGAGAAGCATCTGCCGAAACGACTCATCAACATACTGAATCATTTTGCGATGAGCCATCCCTCTACGACTCAGCAGAGCAAATGGAAGTCTCTTCTCAGACAAATGCTCATCAACACCGTAGCCTATTCCATCCTTACTGCAGCAGTCATCGCATTGATGTTTACCTTCGTACTTCCATTCACCCGAAGTCTTTTCCCTGGTTGGAAATTGCATTGGTATGCTAACGCCATCACAGGCATATTGACCCTCGTGCTGATAGCTCCATTCCTGCGTGCCATCATCATGAAAAAGAACCATAGCAGTGAGTGGAAACGCCTATGGGTAGAAAGCAGCATCAACAGGATTCCGCTTCTCTTCACCATCGTCGTGAGATTTGTTATTGCATTGGCTTTCATCTTCTATATCTGCAATTATCTGACACGTTTCACCGATGCGCTCATGATAATCATCGGCATTGCAGTCGTTTCCCTGATGATAGCATCAAGATGGACCAAGAAGAGAAGCATCAAGATGGAAAGACTCTTCATTCACAACCTGCGTTCAAGGGACATTATGGCACAGGTAAACGGCGAGAAGAAACCACTCTACGAAGGACATTTATTGGACCGAGACATCCATATCAGCGATTTTGATGTACCGGAAGATTCTTCATGGGGAGGAAAAACGCTCAAAGAACTGCATCTCCGTGAACGGTTTGGTGTAGATATGAGCAGTATCATGCGTGGTTCACAACGACTGAATATTCCTAACGGAGATACAGTCATTTTCCCAGGAGATAAATTACAAGTCATTGGTAATGATGACCAATTGCAGAAATTTGCAACCGCGCTCAGTACGGATCTCATACCAGAAGATCTGGAAATAGAGAAACGGGAGATGAAACTACGACAACTCATCATCAGCGGTAAAAGTGAATTCTGCGGAAAATCACTTCTTGAAAGTGGAATCCGCGATAAATACAACTGTATGGTTGTGGGATTGGAAGAAGGACAAGAGAACTTAACGAAAATAGCTCCTACCCGTACATTTGAAAAAGGAGATATCCTTTGGATAGTAGGAGAAGAAAGCGACTTGCAAAAAATAATGGAGAGGGCTTAG
- a CDS encoding HDIG domain-containing metalloprotein, producing MDYQAIIDKYYPEDNELRHILITHSQSVARKALQIVSYHPELQLDAQFVEEAAMLHDLGIFLTDAPGIQCFGSHPYICHGRLGAEILREEGYERHARVCERHTGAGITCKQIVEQNLPLPHQDFLPETMEEKVICYADKFFSKTHLDREKSIEKAEKSLAKFGEEGVKRFQEWEKLFEI from the coding sequence ATGGATTATCAAGCAATTATAGATAAGTATTATCCTGAGGATAATGAACTTCGTCATATCCTCATTACACATAGTCAATCTGTAGCGCGAAAAGCGCTACAGATTGTTTCGTATCATCCTGAATTGCAGCTGGATGCCCAGTTTGTCGAGGAAGCTGCTATGCTCCACGACTTGGGAATCTTCCTGACGGATGCTCCTGGCATACAGTGTTTTGGGTCTCATCCATACATCTGTCATGGCCGTCTGGGAGCTGAAATCCTGCGTGAAGAAGGATATGAACGCCATGCACGGGTATGCGAACGCCATACGGGGGCTGGCATTACATGTAAGCAAATCGTAGAGCAGAATCTGCCGCTGCCTCATCAGGACTTCCTTCCCGAAACGATGGAGGAAAAGGTGATTTGCTATGCTGATAAGTTTTTCAGCAAAACCCATCTCGACAGGGAAAAGTCGATAGAAAAGGCAGAGAAAAGTCTCGCTAAATTTGGCGAAGAAGGAGTGAAACGCTTCCAGGAATGGGAGAAATTGTTTGAAATATAA
- a CDS encoding DUF4252 domain-containing protein: MKKITMFLMLVMVLAVQTLSARSAKDLINEYKAKNRAEYTYVSPAMMLLVKAAAVKYDKDVAKAIDKVTGVRILKLDACKTKVKKKFLKELDNVDEEEYQPLVMKDNAYDGFRVLVKMDADVLSEVVAYKANYDNCLLIEVEGRIAMDDIQKLLEGTKILEDLK, encoded by the coding sequence ATGAAAAAGATTACAATGTTTTTGATGCTGGTGATGGTGCTTGCAGTTCAGACACTCTCAGCAAGATCGGCCAAAGATCTTATCAATGAGTATAAGGCTAAGAATCGTGCGGAATATACCTATGTCTCGCCTGCGATGATGCTGCTTGTCAAGGCAGCTGCTGTGAAATACGACAAGGATGTAGCTAAGGCCATTGACAAGGTGACGGGCGTGCGTATTCTCAAGTTGGACGCTTGCAAGACCAAGGTAAAGAAGAAGTTCTTGAAGGAGTTGGATAACGTCGATGAGGAGGAATACCAGCCTTTGGTGATGAAGGACAATGCTTATGATGGCTTCAGGGTATTGGTGAAGATGGATGCCGATGTTTTGTCGGAGGTGGTCGCTTACAAGGCCAACTATGATAACTGTCTCTTGATAGAAGTGGAAGGAAGAATCGCCATGGATGATATTCAGAAACTCTTGGAGGGAACCAAGATCTTGGAGGATTTGAAATAA
- a CDS encoding putative LPS assembly protein LptD, with protein sequence MRKQSTIAVLLLAAVCMMVANPGMPSKKKKKAMADSTAMAVGDSVWVDSLGNEIKVDAANDTLQMDSLQKAIWKHNKVVDDSIRLDSLNRKKSGGVDAPVQYTAEDSLVYDAPHKVAHLYGNSNVKYTNMDLSSDKITMDIDKSNVKATGTADSTAEGGIKGKPVFKMGSDTYDTDTIAFNFKSKKALINNVYTEQQDGFLTGARSKRDSTGAIYLQHGRYTTCDDPHPDFYISLSRAKVRPGKDVVFGPAYLVVCDVPMPLAIPYGFFPFTKSYSSGFIMPTYGDESDRGFYLRDGGYYFAVNDKWDLKLLGEIYTKGSWGISAASNYRKRYKYSGSFFFSYQDTKTGDKGMPDFAEQESFKVQWSHRQDSKANPFSSLSASVNFATSSYERNNLNSLYNPQTMTQSTRTSSVSWSTGFSSIGMTLSATANLSQNMRDSSLAVTLPDLNISIARFYPFRRKKMVGDEKWYEKIAMSYTGHISNSINTKEDQFMKSNLIKDWRNAWQHQIPVSASFTLFKYININPSFNFSDRMYTNKVTKSWDEQKQTEVCDTTYGFHNVYNWNMSVGMSTKLYGFWVPNRKLFGDKIQAIRHVITPTVSFSYAPDFGASRYGYWETYQKTDADGNVSLVSYSPYQNSLYGVPGKGKTGSLSFTLGNNLEMKVKSDKDSTGFKKISLIDAFDINMSYNMAAKVRPWSDMNINLRLKWWKNYTFNMNAVFATYAYELDEQGNPYVGTHTEWGKGRFGRFQGMSQNLSFTLTPEKLAKLFSGKSDDDEKDSKRKDQDEDELDTDIESNVDDTLEKGKTAAKKKSGKAKTDSNGYMAFKMPWSLTFGYGVTMREDTRKEKFNKKSMRYPYKFTQTLNMSGNVRLSDGWNISFSSGYDFDNHKMSMTTASLQRDLHCFNMSCSVVLSPYTSYNFTFRCNASTLTDALKYDKRSGYSNAVQWY encoded by the coding sequence ATGAGAAAACAATCAACTATAGCTGTACTGCTCTTAGCTGCTGTCTGCATGATGGTGGCCAATCCGGGTATGCCTTCTAAGAAAAAGAAGAAGGCTATGGCTGATTCTACCGCTATGGCTGTGGGAGACTCTGTATGGGTGGATTCCTTAGGCAATGAAATCAAGGTGGACGCTGCTAATGATACCCTGCAGATGGATTCGCTGCAGAAGGCTATATGGAAACATAATAAAGTGGTCGATGACAGTATCCGACTGGATAGCTTGAATCGCAAGAAATCCGGTGGCGTGGATGCGCCGGTGCAATATACGGCGGAGGATTCTCTCGTCTATGATGCACCTCATAAAGTGGCGCATCTCTATGGTAATTCCAATGTGAAATATACCAACATGGATCTTTCGAGTGACAAGATTACCATGGACATCGACAAGAGCAATGTGAAGGCTACGGGTACCGCCGACTCTACTGCTGAAGGTGGCATCAAGGGTAAACCAGTCTTCAAGATGGGTTCTGATACCTACGATACGGATACGATTGCCTTCAATTTCAAGAGTAAGAAGGCACTTATTAATAATGTATATACAGAGCAGCAGGATGGATTCCTGACGGGTGCCCGATCAAAACGTGATTCTACTGGAGCTATCTATCTGCAACATGGTAGATATACGACCTGTGATGATCCTCATCCTGATTTCTATATTTCTCTTTCCAGAGCGAAAGTGAGACCGGGTAAGGATGTGGTTTTCGGACCGGCTTATCTCGTGGTGTGCGATGTGCCGATGCCTTTGGCAATCCCTTACGGATTCTTCCCATTTACCAAGAGCTACAGTAGTGGTTTCATCATGCCTACCTATGGTGATGAAAGCGACCGTGGCTTCTATCTCAGAGATGGTGGATATTATTTTGCCGTCAATGACAAATGGGACTTGAAACTCCTGGGTGAAATCTACACGAAGGGCTCCTGGGGTATTTCTGCTGCAAGTAATTACCGCAAACGCTATAAGTACTCGGGAAGTTTCTTCTTCAGTTACCAGGATACGAAGACGGGTGACAAGGGAATGCCTGACTTTGCTGAGCAGGAGAGTTTCAAGGTGCAGTGGAGTCATCGACAGGACTCAAAGGCCAATCCTTTCAGTTCTTTGTCGGCAAGTGTCAACTTTGCCACATCCAGCTATGAGCGCAACAATCTCAACTCGCTCTATAATCCGCAGACGATGACGCAGAGTACGCGTACCTCTTCTGTGAGCTGGAGTACAGGATTCTCAAGTATCGGTATGACGCTCAGCGCTACTGCCAACCTTTCGCAGAATATGCGTGACTCCAGTTTGGCTGTGACACTTCCTGACCTCAATATTTCCATAGCCCGTTTCTATCCTTTCCGCCGAAAGAAGATGGTGGGTGACGAGAAATGGTATGAGAAGATTGCGATGAGTTATACTGGACATATCAGCAACTCGATCAATACGAAGGAAGACCAGTTCATGAAGAGCAATCTCATCAAGGATTGGAGAAATGCATGGCAGCATCAGATTCCGGTGAGTGCTTCGTTCACGCTCTTCAAGTACATCAACATCAATCCAAGCTTCAACTTCTCTGACCGTATGTACACCAATAAGGTGACAAAGTCATGGGATGAACAGAAGCAGACTGAGGTGTGCGACACCACCTATGGTTTCCACAATGTTTATAATTGGAACATGAGTGTGGGTATGTCCACCAAACTCTATGGATTCTGGGTGCCTAATCGCAAATTGTTCGGTGATAAGATACAGGCCATTCGCCATGTTATCACGCCAACCGTAAGTTTCAGTTATGCGCCTGACTTTGGTGCTTCCCGTTATGGTTATTGGGAAACTTATCAGAAGACGGATGCCGATGGTAATGTTTCGCTCGTCAGCTATTCTCCATACCAGAATTCACTTTATGGTGTGCCTGGCAAGGGAAAGACCGGAAGCCTCTCTTTCACTTTAGGCAACAACCTGGAGATGAAGGTCAAGAGCGATAAGGACTCTACTGGTTTCAAGAAAATCAGTCTGATAGATGCGTTTGACATCAATATGAGTTACAATATGGCGGCGAAGGTAAGACCTTGGAGCGATATGAATATCAACCTGCGTCTGAAATGGTGGAAGAACTATACGTTCAATATGAATGCGGTCTTTGCTACCTATGCTTATGAACTGGACGAACAGGGAAATCCATACGTCGGTACTCATACAGAGTGGGGTAAAGGTCGATTCGGCCGATTCCAGGGTATGTCGCAGAACCTGTCTTTCACGCTGACACCTGAGAAACTTGCAAAGCTGTTTAGTGGAAAGAGTGATGATGATGAGAAGGACAGTAAGCGTAAGGACCAGGATGAGGATGAACTGGATACTGATATAGAAAGTAATGTGGACGATACCTTGGAGAAGGGAAAGACTGCTGCCAAGAAGAAGAGTGGTAAGGCTAAGACCGACTCGAATGGTTACATGGCTTTCAAGATGCCTTGGTCGCTGACTTTCGGTTATGGTGTTACCATGCGTGAGGATACGCGCAAGGAAAAGTTCAACAAGAAGTCTATGCGCTATCCATACAAGTTTACCCAAACGCTGAATATGAGTGGTAACGTAAGACTGAGTGATGGCTGGAATATCAGTTTCTCATCCGGTTATGATTTCGATAATCATAAAATGAGTATGACTACTGCAAGCTTGCAGCGTGATCTCCACTGCTTCAATATGAGTTGTTCGGTGGTGCTTTCGCCTTATACAAGTTATAATTTTACCTTCCGTTGTAATGCTTCTACATTGACGGATGCCTTGAAATATGATAAGCGCAGCGGTTATTCTAATGCAGTACAATGGTATTAG
- the pepT gene encoding peptidase T, producing MDLVERFINYTKFDTQSSEDSDSVPSTAKQLEFAKYLKHELEEEGLSDVEMDDMGYIYATLKGNTKKKTPTIGFISHMDTSPDASGKDIKARVIRNYDGEDIELSPGIFSRVDKFPELKAHKGEDIIVTDGTTLLGADDKAGIAEIVQAMCYLRDHDEIKHGDIRVGFNPDEEIGMGAHHFDVEKFACDWAYTIDGGDLGDLEYENFNAAAAKIRIKGVSVHTGYAKGKMINASRLAVEFQNMIPETDLPETTEGYQGFYHLLGIESHCEEAKLAYIIRDHDRDKFEDRKAFIADCVKKINEKYGEGTCEAEIYDQYYNMKEKIDPNMHVIDIVLRAMQESGVPPRVEPIRGGTDGAQLSFKGLPCPNIFAGGVNFHGPHEFVSIQVMEKVVQTIVKIAEITAEYND from the coding sequence ATGGACTTAGTAGAACGTTTTATAAACTACACAAAATTTGACACACAGTCGAGCGAAGATTCCGACAGTGTGCCTAGTACGGCGAAACAACTGGAGTTCGCCAAGTATCTAAAACACGAATTGGAAGAGGAGGGGCTTAGCGATGTAGAGATGGACGATATGGGTTACATCTACGCTACATTGAAAGGCAATACCAAGAAAAAGACACCTACCATCGGATTTATATCTCATATGGACACCAGTCCTGATGCAAGTGGCAAGGACATCAAGGCACGCGTCATCCGCAACTATGATGGCGAAGATATTGAATTGAGTCCAGGCATCTTCTCCAGAGTCGATAAATTCCCAGAATTGAAAGCCCATAAAGGCGAGGACATCATCGTAACTGATGGCACGACCCTTCTTGGTGCAGACGATAAAGCAGGAATTGCTGAAATCGTACAGGCTATGTGCTATCTCAGAGACCATGATGAAATCAAACATGGAGATATACGTGTCGGCTTCAACCCTGACGAAGAAATCGGAATGGGTGCTCACCACTTTGATGTTGAAAAATTTGCCTGCGACTGGGCTTATACCATCGACGGAGGCGACCTCGGCGATTTGGAATACGAAAACTTCAATGCCGCAGCTGCCAAGATCCGCATCAAGGGTGTGAGTGTACATACAGGTTATGCTAAAGGCAAGATGATCAACGCAAGCAGACTTGCGGTGGAATTCCAAAACATGATACCAGAGACCGACCTTCCTGAAACCACAGAAGGTTATCAGGGTTTCTACCACTTGCTGGGTATTGAAAGCCACTGTGAGGAAGCTAAGTTGGCTTATATCATTCGTGACCACGACCGTGATAAATTTGAAGATCGCAAAGCATTCATTGCTGACTGCGTGAAGAAAATCAACGAGAAATATGGCGAAGGAACATGTGAGGCTGAGATTTACGATCAGTATTACAACATGAAAGAGAAAATCGACCCTAACATGCATGTCATCGACATCGTCTTGAGAGCGATGCAGGAAAGCGGCGTTCCTCCACGCGTAGAACCTATCCGTGGCGGTACCGATGGAGCACAGTTGAGTTTCAAGGGACTTCCTTGTCCTAACATCTTTGCAGGCGGTGTCAATTTCCATGGTCCACATGAGTTTGTCAGCATCCAGGTAATGGAGAAAGTAGTACAGACCATCGTGAAGATTGCGGAAATCACAGCAGAATACAACGACTAA